Proteins encoded within one genomic window of Macaca fascicularis isolate 582-1 chromosome 16, T2T-MFA8v1.1:
- the CLUH gene encoding clustered mitochondria protein homolog isoform X2, with translation MAWARVCASCWRQLAEAVLFTPTGVGAEERTPLLGPAPASQSPTPSILRGPGTPNSGFFDPPSGFASSDPLSRGHREAGLSADSSSPWGPGAIGLSWPTAVLLADLERDARQGECALPGAATAGLAPLKPEASQSSSPGPTGCIRARVAAEAGTRHPGNAGADVESRLPGCHGHPETPEPRAGQLPTAPELPSVMLLNGDCPESLKKEEGAAEPPRENGLDEADPGDETTGQEVIVIQDTGFSVKILAPGIEPFSLQVSPQEMVQEIHQVLMDREDTCHRTCFSLHLDGNVLDHFSELRSVEGLQEGSVLRVVEEPYTVREARIHVRHVRDLLKSLDPSDAFNGVDCNSLSFLSVFTDGDLGDSGKRKKGLEMDPIDCTPPEYILPGSRERPLCPLQPQNRDWKPLQCLKVLTMSGWNPPPGNRKMHGDLMYLFVITAEDRQVSITASTRGFYLNQSTAYHFNPKPASPRFLSHSLVELLNQISPAFRKNFAVLQKKRVQRHPFERIATPFQVYSWTAPQAEHAMDCVRAEDAYTSRLGYEEHIPGQTRDWNEELQTTRELPRKNLPERLLRERAIFKVHSDFTAAATRGAMAVIDGNVMAINPSEETKMQMFIWNNIFFSLGFDVRDHYKDFGGDVAAYVAPTNDLNGVRTYNAVDVEGLYTLGTVVVDYRGYRVTAQSIIPGILERDQEQSVIYGSIDFGKTVVSHPRYLELLERTSRPLKILRHRVLNDRDEEVELCSSVECKGIIGNDGRHYILDLLRTFPPDLNFLPVPGEELPEECARAGFPRAHRHKLCCLRQELVDAFVEHRYLLFMKLAALQLMQQKASQLETPSSLENGGPSSLESKSEDPPGPEAGSEEEGSSASGLAKVKELAETIAADDGTDPRSREVIRNACKAVGSISSTAFDIRFNPDIFSPGVRFPESCQDEVRDQKQLLKDAAAFLLSCQIPGLVKDCVEHAVLPMDGATLAEVMRQRGINMRYLGKVLELVLRSPARHQLDHVYKIGIGELITRSAKHIFKTYLQGVELSGLSAAISHFLNCFLSSYPNPVAHLPADELVSKKRNKRRKNRPPGAADNTAWAVVTPQELWKDICQEAKNYFDFHLECETVDQAVETYGLQKITLLREISLKTGIQVLLKEYSFDSRHKPAFTEEDVLNIFPVVKHVNPKASDAFHFFQSGQAKVQQGFLKEGCELINEALNLFNNVYGAMHVETCACLRLLARLHYIMGDYAEALSNQQKAVLMSERVMGIEHPNTIQEYMHLALYCFASSQLSTALSLLYRARYLMLLVFGEDHPEMALLDNNIGLVLHGVMEYDLSLRFLENALAVSTKYHGPKALKVALSHHLVARVYESKAEFRSALQHEKEGYTIYKTQLGEDHEKTKESSEYLKCLTQQAVALQRTMNEIYRNGSSANIPPLKFTAPSMASVLEQLNVINGILFIPLSQKDLENLKAEVARRHQLQEASRNKDRAEEPMATEPAPAGAPEDLGSQPPAAKDPSPSVQG, from the exons ATGGCCTGGGCCCGGGTCTGTGCCAGCTGTTGGCGGCAGCTGGCGGAAGCGGTCCTGTTCACCCCCACTGGGGTGGGAGCTGAGGAGAGGACCCCCTTActgggccctgcccctgccagccAGTCTCCTACGCCCTCAATCTTGAGGGGTCCAGGTACCCCAAATTCTGGGTTCTTTGATCCCCCTAGCGGCTTTGCCAGCAGTGACCCCCTCTCTAGGGGGCACAGGGAGGCGGGCCTGAGTGCTGATAGCAGCTCCCCCTGGGGTCCTGGGGCCATTGGGTTATCCTGGCCCACAGCCGTCCTTCTGGCCGACCTTGAGCGGGATGCCAGGCAGGGGGAGTGTGCCCTTCCTGGGGCTGCCACGGCAGGCCTGGCCCCGCTGAAACCCGAAGCCAGCCAGAGCTCCAGCCCCGGGCCGACTGGCTGCATTAGGGCAAGGGTAGCGGCTGAGGCTGGAACGAGGCACCCGGGCAATGCTGGGGCTGATGTGGAGAGCCGGCTGCCTGGCTGCCACGGCCATCCTGAGACTCCAGAGCCGAGGGCAGGGCAGCTGCCAACTGCACCAG AGCTGCCATCAGTCATGCTCTTAAACGGGGACTGCCCAGAGAGcctgaagaaggaggaaggggcgGCCGAGCCGCCCAGGGAAAATGGGCTTGATGAGGCCGACCCGGGAGACGAGACCACCGGCCAGGAAGTCATTGTCATTCAGGACACGGGCTTTTCTGTGAAGATCCTCGCCCCTGGGATCGAGCCCTTCTCCCTGCAG GTGTCCCCGCAGGAGATGGTGCAGGAGATCCACCAGGTGCTCATGGACCGTGAGGACACGTGTCACCGCACCTGCTTCTCGCTGCACCTGGACGGCAACGTGCTGGACCACTTCTCGGAGCTGCGCAGTGTTGAGGGGCTGCAGGAGGGCTCCGTGCTGCGCGTGGTGGAAG AGCCGTACACGGTGCGTGAGGCCCGCATCCACGTGCGCCACGTCCGAGACCTGCTCAAGAGCCTGGACCCATCCGATGCCTTCAACGGGGTTGACTGCAACTCCTTGTCCTTCCTGAGTGTCTTCACCGACGGCGACCTGGGAG ACAGCGGGAAGCGGAAGAAGGGCTTGGAGATGGATCCCATCGACTGTACACCGCCCGAGTACATCCTGCCAGGGAGCCGGGAGCGGCCACTGTGTCCCCTGCAGCCCCAAAACCGCGACTGGAAG CCCTTGCAGTGCCTGAAAGTACTCACCATGAGCGGCTGGAACCCGCCCCCGGGGAACCGGAAGATGCATGGGGACCTCATGTACCTGTTTGTGATCACGGCCGAGGACCGGCAAGTCAGCATCACCGCGTCCACACGGGGCTTTTACCTGAATCA GTCCACGGCCTATCACTTCAACCCCAAGCCCGCCAGCCCCCGCTTCCTCAGCCATTCCCTGGTGGAGCTGCTCAACCAGATCAGCCCGGCCTTCAGGAAGAACTTCGCCGTGCTACAGAAGAAAAG GGTCCAGCGCCACCCGTTCGAGAGGATCGCCACCCCATTCCAGGTGTACAGCTGGACAGCACCCCAGGCGGAGCATGCCATGGATTGCGTGCGCGCAGAGGATGCCTATACCTCGAGGCTGGGCTACGAGGAGCACATTCCTGGACAG ACCCGAGATTGGAATGAGGAGCTGCAGACGACGAGGGAGCTGCCTCGCAAGAACCTGCCTGAGCGGCTGCTCCGAGAAAGGGCCATATTCAAG GTGCACAGCGACTTCACCGCGGCAGCCACCCGGGGTGCCATGGCCGTCATTGACGGCAATGTGATGGCCATCAACCCCAGCGAGGAGACCAAGATGCAGATGTTCATCTGGAACAACATCTTCTTCAGCCTGGGCTTCGACGTCCGAGACCACTACAAGGACTTCGGGGGGGACGTGGCAGCCTACGTGGCGCCCACCAACGACCTGAACGGCGTCCGCACCTACAACGCGGTGGACGTGGAGGGGCTGTAcacgctgggcacggtggtggtgGATTACCGCGGCTACCGCGTCACGGCCCAGTCCATCATCCCCGGCATCCTGGAGCGGGACCAGGAGCAGAGCGTCATCTACGGCTCCATCGACTTCGGGAAGACTGTGGTGTCGCACCCGCGGTACCTGGAGCTGCTGGAGCGCACGAGTCGGCCCCTCAAGATCCTGCGGCACCGGGTGCTCAACGACCGTGACGAGGAGGTGGAGCTCTGCTCCTCCGTCGAGTGCAAGGGCATCATTGGCAACGACGGGCGCCACTATATCCTCGACCTGCTGCGCACCTTCCCCCCAGACCTCAACTTCCTGCCGGTGCCTGGCGAGGAGCTGCCTGAGGAATGCGCCCGCGCCGGCTTCCCGCGCGCGCACCGGCACAAGCTCTGCTGCCTGCGCCAGGAGCTGGTGGACGCCTTTGTGGAGCACAG GTACCTCCTCTTTATGAAGCTGGCTGCCCTGCAGCTGATGCAGCAGAAAGCCAGCCAGCTGGAGACCCCCTCCTCCCTGGAAAATGGTGGTCCTTCCTCCTTGGAGTCCAAGTCTGAGGACCCTCCAGGACCGGAGGCGGGAAGTGAGGAGGAGGGTAGCAGCGCCAGCGGCCTGGCCAAGGTGAAGGAGCTGGCAGAGACCATCGCCGCAGACGACGGCACAG ACCCTCGGAGCCGGGAGGTGATCCGCAACGCGTGCAAGGCGGTCGGCTCCATCAGCAGCACCGCCTTCGACATTCGCTTCAATCCTGACATCTTCTCACCAG GGGTTCGCTTCCCTGAGTCCTGCCAGGATGAAGTTCGGGACCAGAAGCAGCTGCTGAAGGACGCGGCTGCCTTCCTGCTCTCCTGCCAGATCCCTGGCTTG GTGAAGGACTGCGTGGAGCACGCGGTGTTGCCCATGGACGGGGCAACGCTGGCCGAGGTGATGCGCCAGCGTGGCATCAACATGCGTTACCTGGGCAAGGTGCTGGAGCTGGTGCTGCGGAGCCCGGCCCGCCACCAGCTGGACCACGTCTAC AAAATCGGCATTGGAGAACTCATCACCCGCTCGGCCAAGCACATCTTCAAGACGTACTTACAG GGAGTCGAGCTCTCCGGCCTCTCAGCCGCCATCAGCCACTTCCTGAACTGCTTCCTGAGCTCCTACCCTAACCCCGTGGCCCACCTGCCTGCCGACGAGCTGGTCTCCAAGAAGAGGAATAAGAGGAGGAAAAACCGGCCCCCCGGTGCTGCAGATAACACAGCCTGGGCTGTCGTGACCCCCCAGGAGCTCTGGAAGGACATCTGCCAGGAGGCCAAGAACTACTTTGACTTCCACCTCGAGTG TGAGACTGTGGACCAGGCTGTGGAGACCTACGGCCTGCAGAAGATAACACTCCTGCGGGAGATCTCGCTGAAAACAGGGATCCAG GTCCTGCTGAAGGAGTACAGCTTCGACAGTCGCCACAAGCCCGCGTTCACCGAGGAGGACGTGCTCAACATCTTCCCCGTGGTCAAGCACGTCAACCCCAAGGCCTCGGATGCCTTCCATTTCTTCCAGAGCGGCCAGGCCAAAGTGCAGCAGG GCTTCCTGAAGGAGGGCTGTGAGCTCATCAACGAGGCCCTGAACCTGTTTAACAACGTCTACGGAGCCATGCACGTGGAGACTTGCGCCTGCCTGCGCCTCCTCGCCCGCCTCCATTACATCATGGGCGACTACGCAGAG GCCCTGAGTAACCAGCAGAAGGCAGTGCTGATGAGCGAGCGGGTGATGGGCATCGAGCACCCCAACACCATCCAGGAATAT ATGCACCTGGCCCTGTACTGCTTCGCCAGCAGCCAGCTGTCCACGGCCCTGAGCCTGCTGTACCGCGCCCGCTACCTCATGCTGCTGGTGTTCGGGGAGGACCACCCCGAGATGGCGCTGCTGGAC AACAACATCGGGCTGGTGCTGCACGGGGTGATGGAGTATGACCTGTCGCTGCGCTTCCTGGAGAACGCGCTGGCCGTCAGCACCAAGTACCACGGGCCCAAGGCCCTCAAGGTGGCCCTCAG CCACCACCTTGTCGCCCGCGTCTACGAGAGCAAAGCTGAGTTCCGGTCGGCCCTGCAGCACGAGAAGGAGGGTTACACCATCTACAAGACGCAG CTGGGCGAGGACCATGAGAAGACCAAGGAGAGCTCCGAGTACCTCAAGTGCCTGACCCAGCAGGCCGTGGCCCTGCAGCGCACCATGAATGAGATCTACCGCAACGGCTCCAGCGCCAACATCCCGCCGCTCAAG TTCACAGCCCCCAGCATGGCCAGCGTCTTGGAGCAGCTGAACGTCATTAACGGCATCCTCTTCATTCCTCTCAG CCAAAAAGACCTGGAGAATCTGAAAGCCGAGGTGGCGCGGCGGCACCAGCTCCAGGAGGCCAGCAGAAACAAGGATAGGGCCGAGGAGCCCATGGCCACCGAGCCCGCGCCAGCGGGGGCCCCAGAGGACCTGGGCTCCCAGCCCCCGGCCGCCAAGGACCCTTCTCCGAGCGTGCAGGGATAG
- the CLUH gene encoding clustered mitochondria protein homolog isoform X7 yields MLLNGDCPESLKKEEGAAEPPRENGLDEADPGDETTGQEVIVIQDTGFSVKILAPGIEPFSLQVSPQEMVQEIHQVLMDREDTCHRTCFSLHLDGNVLDHFSELRSVEGLQEGSVLRVVEEPYTVREARIHVRHVRDLLKSLDPSDAFNGVDCNSLSFLSVFTDGDLGDSGKRKKGLEMDPIDCTPPEYILPGSRERPLCPLQPQNRDWKPLQCLKVLTMSGWNPPPGNRKMHGDLMYLFVITAEDRQVSITASTRGFYLNQSTAYHFNPKPASPRFLSHSLVELLNQISPAFRKNFAVLQKKRVQRHPFERIATPFQVYSWTAPQAEHAMDCVRAEDAYTSRLGYEEHIPGQTRDWNEELQTTRELPRKNLPERLLRERAIFKVHSDFTAAATRGAMAVIDGNVMAINPSEETKMQMFIWNNIFFSLGFDVRDHYKDFGGDVAAYVAPTNDLNGVRTYNAVDVEGLYTLGTVVVDYRGYRVTAQSIIPGILERDQEQSVIYGSIDFGKTVVSHPRYLELLERTSRPLKILRHRVLNDRDEEVELCSSVECKGIIGNDGRHYILDLLRTFPPDLNFLPVPGEELPEECARAGFPRAHRHKLCCLRQELVDAFVEHRYLLFMKLAALQLMQQKASQLETPSSLENGGPSSLESKSEDPPGPEAGSEEEGSSASGLAKVKELAETIAADDGTDPRSREVIRNACKAVGSISSTAFDIRFNPDIFSPGVRFPESCQDEVRDQKQLLKDAAAFLLSCQIPGLVKDCVEHAVLPMDGATLAEVMRQRGINMRYLGKVLELVLRSPARHQLDHVYKIGIGELITRSAKHIFKTYLQGVELSGLSAAISHFLNCFLSSYPNPVAHLPADELVSKKRNKRRKNRPPGAADNTAWAVVTPQELWKDICQEAKNYFDFHLECETVDQAVETYGLQKITLLREISLKTGIQVLLKEYSFDSRHKPAFTEEDVLNIFPVVKHVNPKASDAFHFFQSGQAKVQQGFLKEGCELINEALNLFNNVYGAMHVETCACLRLLARLHYIMGDYAEALSNQQKAVLMSERVMGIEHPNTIQEYMHLALYCFASSQLSTALSLLYRARYLMLLVFGEDHPEMALLDNNIGLVLHGVMEYDLSLRFLENALAVSTKYHGPKALKVALSHHLVARVYESKAEFRSALQHEKEGYTIYKTQLGEDHEKTKESSEYLKCLTQQAVALQRTMNEIYRNGSSANIPPLKFTAPSMASVLEQLNVINGILFIPLSQKDLENLKAEVARRHQLQEASRNKDRAEEPMATEPAPAGAPEDLGSQPPAAKDPSPSVQG; encoded by the exons ATGCTCTTAAACGGGGACTGCCCAGAGAGcctgaagaaggaggaaggggcgGCCGAGCCGCCCAGGGAAAATGGGCTTGATGAGGCCGACCCGGGAGACGAGACCACCGGCCAGGAAGTCATTGTCATTCAGGACACGGGCTTTTCTGTGAAGATCCTCGCCCCTGGGATCGAGCCCTTCTCCCTGCAG GTGTCCCCGCAGGAGATGGTGCAGGAGATCCACCAGGTGCTCATGGACCGTGAGGACACGTGTCACCGCACCTGCTTCTCGCTGCACCTGGACGGCAACGTGCTGGACCACTTCTCGGAGCTGCGCAGTGTTGAGGGGCTGCAGGAGGGCTCCGTGCTGCGCGTGGTGGAAG AGCCGTACACGGTGCGTGAGGCCCGCATCCACGTGCGCCACGTCCGAGACCTGCTCAAGAGCCTGGACCCATCCGATGCCTTCAACGGGGTTGACTGCAACTCCTTGTCCTTCCTGAGTGTCTTCACCGACGGCGACCTGGGAG ACAGCGGGAAGCGGAAGAAGGGCTTGGAGATGGATCCCATCGACTGTACACCGCCCGAGTACATCCTGCCAGGGAGCCGGGAGCGGCCACTGTGTCCCCTGCAGCCCCAAAACCGCGACTGGAAG CCCTTGCAGTGCCTGAAAGTACTCACCATGAGCGGCTGGAACCCGCCCCCGGGGAACCGGAAGATGCATGGGGACCTCATGTACCTGTTTGTGATCACGGCCGAGGACCGGCAAGTCAGCATCACCGCGTCCACACGGGGCTTTTACCTGAATCA GTCCACGGCCTATCACTTCAACCCCAAGCCCGCCAGCCCCCGCTTCCTCAGCCATTCCCTGGTGGAGCTGCTCAACCAGATCAGCCCGGCCTTCAGGAAGAACTTCGCCGTGCTACAGAAGAAAAG GGTCCAGCGCCACCCGTTCGAGAGGATCGCCACCCCATTCCAGGTGTACAGCTGGACAGCACCCCAGGCGGAGCATGCCATGGATTGCGTGCGCGCAGAGGATGCCTATACCTCGAGGCTGGGCTACGAGGAGCACATTCCTGGACAG ACCCGAGATTGGAATGAGGAGCTGCAGACGACGAGGGAGCTGCCTCGCAAGAACCTGCCTGAGCGGCTGCTCCGAGAAAGGGCCATATTCAAG GTGCACAGCGACTTCACCGCGGCAGCCACCCGGGGTGCCATGGCCGTCATTGACGGCAATGTGATGGCCATCAACCCCAGCGAGGAGACCAAGATGCAGATGTTCATCTGGAACAACATCTTCTTCAGCCTGGGCTTCGACGTCCGAGACCACTACAAGGACTTCGGGGGGGACGTGGCAGCCTACGTGGCGCCCACCAACGACCTGAACGGCGTCCGCACCTACAACGCGGTGGACGTGGAGGGGCTGTAcacgctgggcacggtggtggtgGATTACCGCGGCTACCGCGTCACGGCCCAGTCCATCATCCCCGGCATCCTGGAGCGGGACCAGGAGCAGAGCGTCATCTACGGCTCCATCGACTTCGGGAAGACTGTGGTGTCGCACCCGCGGTACCTGGAGCTGCTGGAGCGCACGAGTCGGCCCCTCAAGATCCTGCGGCACCGGGTGCTCAACGACCGTGACGAGGAGGTGGAGCTCTGCTCCTCCGTCGAGTGCAAGGGCATCATTGGCAACGACGGGCGCCACTATATCCTCGACCTGCTGCGCACCTTCCCCCCAGACCTCAACTTCCTGCCGGTGCCTGGCGAGGAGCTGCCTGAGGAATGCGCCCGCGCCGGCTTCCCGCGCGCGCACCGGCACAAGCTCTGCTGCCTGCGCCAGGAGCTGGTGGACGCCTTTGTGGAGCACAG GTACCTCCTCTTTATGAAGCTGGCTGCCCTGCAGCTGATGCAGCAGAAAGCCAGCCAGCTGGAGACCCCCTCCTCCCTGGAAAATGGTGGTCCTTCCTCCTTGGAGTCCAAGTCTGAGGACCCTCCAGGACCGGAGGCGGGAAGTGAGGAGGAGGGTAGCAGCGCCAGCGGCCTGGCCAAGGTGAAGGAGCTGGCAGAGACCATCGCCGCAGACGACGGCACAG ACCCTCGGAGCCGGGAGGTGATCCGCAACGCGTGCAAGGCGGTCGGCTCCATCAGCAGCACCGCCTTCGACATTCGCTTCAATCCTGACATCTTCTCACCAG GGGTTCGCTTCCCTGAGTCCTGCCAGGATGAAGTTCGGGACCAGAAGCAGCTGCTGAAGGACGCGGCTGCCTTCCTGCTCTCCTGCCAGATCCCTGGCTTG GTGAAGGACTGCGTGGAGCACGCGGTGTTGCCCATGGACGGGGCAACGCTGGCCGAGGTGATGCGCCAGCGTGGCATCAACATGCGTTACCTGGGCAAGGTGCTGGAGCTGGTGCTGCGGAGCCCGGCCCGCCACCAGCTGGACCACGTCTAC AAAATCGGCATTGGAGAACTCATCACCCGCTCGGCCAAGCACATCTTCAAGACGTACTTACAG GGAGTCGAGCTCTCCGGCCTCTCAGCCGCCATCAGCCACTTCCTGAACTGCTTCCTGAGCTCCTACCCTAACCCCGTGGCCCACCTGCCTGCCGACGAGCTGGTCTCCAAGAAGAGGAATAAGAGGAGGAAAAACCGGCCCCCCGGTGCTGCAGATAACACAGCCTGGGCTGTCGTGACCCCCCAGGAGCTCTGGAAGGACATCTGCCAGGAGGCCAAGAACTACTTTGACTTCCACCTCGAGTG TGAGACTGTGGACCAGGCTGTGGAGACCTACGGCCTGCAGAAGATAACACTCCTGCGGGAGATCTCGCTGAAAACAGGGATCCAG GTCCTGCTGAAGGAGTACAGCTTCGACAGTCGCCACAAGCCCGCGTTCACCGAGGAGGACGTGCTCAACATCTTCCCCGTGGTCAAGCACGTCAACCCCAAGGCCTCGGATGCCTTCCATTTCTTCCAGAGCGGCCAGGCCAAAGTGCAGCAGG GCTTCCTGAAGGAGGGCTGTGAGCTCATCAACGAGGCCCTGAACCTGTTTAACAACGTCTACGGAGCCATGCACGTGGAGACTTGCGCCTGCCTGCGCCTCCTCGCCCGCCTCCATTACATCATGGGCGACTACGCAGAG GCCCTGAGTAACCAGCAGAAGGCAGTGCTGATGAGCGAGCGGGTGATGGGCATCGAGCACCCCAACACCATCCAGGAATAT ATGCACCTGGCCCTGTACTGCTTCGCCAGCAGCCAGCTGTCCACGGCCCTGAGCCTGCTGTACCGCGCCCGCTACCTCATGCTGCTGGTGTTCGGGGAGGACCACCCCGAGATGGCGCTGCTGGAC AACAACATCGGGCTGGTGCTGCACGGGGTGATGGAGTATGACCTGTCGCTGCGCTTCCTGGAGAACGCGCTGGCCGTCAGCACCAAGTACCACGGGCCCAAGGCCCTCAAGGTGGCCCTCAG CCACCACCTTGTCGCCCGCGTCTACGAGAGCAAAGCTGAGTTCCGGTCGGCCCTGCAGCACGAGAAGGAGGGTTACACCATCTACAAGACGCAG CTGGGCGAGGACCATGAGAAGACCAAGGAGAGCTCCGAGTACCTCAAGTGCCTGACCCAGCAGGCCGTGGCCCTGCAGCGCACCATGAATGAGATCTACCGCAACGGCTCCAGCGCCAACATCCCGCCGCTCAAG TTCACAGCCCCCAGCATGGCCAGCGTCTTGGAGCAGCTGAACGTCATTAACGGCATCCTCTTCATTCCTCTCAG CCAAAAAGACCTGGAGAATCTGAAAGCCGAGGTGGCGCGGCGGCACCAGCTCCAGGAGGCCAGCAGAAACAAGGATAGGGCCGAGGAGCCCATGGCCACCGAGCCCGCGCCAGCGGGGGCCCCAGAGGACCTGGGCTCCCAGCCCCCGGCCGCCAAGGACCCTTCTCCGAGCGTGCAGGGATAG